From Flavobacterium sp. 102, a single genomic window includes:
- a CDS encoding T9SS type A sorting domain-containing protein: MKYFTLLLLIFFNATFSYAQWTDLNTGINDDLTGVVFLDENGLASGANGLYYTTTGGAGVGSWTRFEITNNTVNAAIYENTVFTHCYTNQTNTSNTGFVYACGQDTATNKAIIIKISLPSMAYEIKYIGAANSKLNKMDYSNSQGKYIAVGDDGLLLTFTDTALTTINTELTDDLLSISSSSSSILMGSDQKVFRASLGGSSIGNVTEVATPNIINTDVALASNSSYTYALGDNVFSHTDLSSLTNYLTRYNQNYYGPLDANGMILYSSNFYIGTNHGIYRCSYATSSFQNVTVEWQTSSLNHHINDFWKQDGTTDFYAFGNNGVILKTTGNGGATKPYVRINANGGCYPGSIPLNAVTGSGTSYSWYSNGNLIQSGANSFNYNFPSLGEYTISLTVQNNAGEQSTDTKVIHIVNPPQIDKAVTLSDNILCKQEVIQIQIADTEPNVIYTLRMEGQSNSNYGQSQVSTGGTLTFNSAMIEVTGNYYIDTKSSLANCSRRFTGNFLITVEETKADFHAGLINAEVNEPVDFFENTTDSQNFAWQFTPNASTPSSSLPNPQLSFTTPGQVTTTLHSWSNNDCHDTVIASKPNIFEPNAAAEECFLLVNNSNDPNWPGSYNPDISQMTPTADGFLLSGTYFNEIFDSNHGVTLNLDGKKGGYLSKYDRNGVLKWTVYNINTAFGNNNDNGVYSTAVDLNGNIYISGKGIGKFIDNTGRSTDLSATLNQAGFYLIKLNPKGELIWYWQNSYMGFVKMEVDSQNNLVALSDLNLNFTTIQTFFNGALSQEIGLQVVSPQATNLIVKFSPSGNVIWDTKVYLYSANRIGLSNLGIDGNNNIYFTMDFDLQAQVYQAGSNSISETFTGDGSYGCKIGLIKMSPNGEILWKLRSRTIDGNGFPSDLTYVNKMIVETDGTIYLTGANSTGYNYFGTLNYTHVFENTDGSTVSTQNGPYFVAKVNNNGICQWIRGSGHTYYGYGENLLKSGNEIHVVGQIFNNTNDGDNCTALFDSTNGNGYSLTINRYDYFVSVYDEAGNLKRLFLNNDGGNVNHFYGFTGFFKGTGDYFYLAKNMGYPTSDTPIYHDFGLTMPEFNGVDGSVVRFTESCGVSKYDATLSNNDWSNDALENLVIVPNPTASEFSITLNDSFESVTLQVYDITGKMISETQVNNATKVSSSISGQSGLYFVRLKTADTQKWFKLIKS, translated from the coding sequence ATGAAATACTTTACTTTGCTGTTGCTGATTTTTTTTAACGCAACATTTTCTTATGCCCAATGGACAGACTTGAATACCGGAATCAATGATGATTTGACCGGAGTGGTTTTCCTGGATGAAAATGGTTTGGCCAGCGGTGCTAATGGATTGTATTATACAACAACCGGTGGCGCTGGAGTAGGAAGTTGGACAAGATTTGAAATCACCAATAACACAGTAAACGCAGCTATTTATGAGAATACAGTGTTCACCCATTGTTATACAAATCAAACCAATACTTCCAATACCGGATTTGTTTACGCTTGTGGTCAAGATACTGCAACCAATAAGGCCATTATTATCAAAATTTCGCTTCCGTCTATGGCATACGAAATCAAGTATATTGGTGCCGCCAATTCAAAATTAAATAAAATGGATTACTCTAATTCTCAGGGTAAATATATAGCTGTTGGTGATGACGGATTATTGCTTACGTTTACAGATACAGCTTTGACTACTATTAACACCGAGTTAACAGACGATTTGCTGAGTATAAGTTCCTCGAGTAGTTCGATATTGATGGGTTCAGACCAGAAAGTATTCAGAGCTTCATTAGGTGGTTCCAGCATTGGTAATGTTACTGAAGTGGCCACACCTAATATTATCAATACTGATGTGGCTTTGGCAAGTAATTCATCGTACACTTACGCTTTGGGCGATAATGTATTTTCTCATACCGACCTGTCTTCCCTAACCAATTATTTGACGCGCTACAATCAAAATTATTATGGTCCGCTTGATGCCAATGGAATGATATTGTATTCGAGTAATTTTTATATCGGTACCAACCACGGCATCTATAGATGTTCCTATGCAACCAGTAGTTTTCAAAATGTCACTGTCGAATGGCAAACCAGTTCTTTGAATCATCACATCAATGACTTTTGGAAGCAAGACGGTACAACTGATTTTTATGCTTTTGGAAACAATGGTGTGATTTTAAAAACAACCGGCAACGGTGGTGCAACAAAACCTTATGTTCGAATCAATGCCAATGGTGGTTGTTATCCCGGTTCTATACCGCTCAATGCAGTTACCGGTAGCGGTACTTCTTATAGTTGGTATTCGAACGGAAATTTAATTCAAAGCGGCGCCAACTCATTTAATTACAATTTTCCTTCTCTAGGCGAGTATACCATTTCTTTAACGGTGCAAAATAATGCAGGCGAACAATCTACCGACACCAAAGTGATTCATATAGTCAATCCGCCCCAAATTGACAAAGCGGTTACGCTAAGCGATAATATACTTTGCAAGCAAGAAGTAATTCAAATTCAAATTGCCGATACAGAGCCGAATGTCATTTATACTTTAAGAATGGAAGGGCAATCCAATTCAAATTATGGACAAAGCCAAGTAAGTACCGGTGGAACTTTAACTTTTAACAGTGCAATGATTGAGGTAACCGGAAACTATTACATTGATACCAAAAGTAGTTTGGCCAATTGCAGTAGAAGATTTACGGGTAATTTCTTAATTACGGTAGAAGAAACCAAAGCCGATTTTCATGCAGGATTGATTAATGCCGAAGTCAATGAACCGGTAGATTTCTTTGAAAATACGACCGATTCTCAAAACTTTGCTTGGCAATTTACACCTAATGCTTCTACGCCGTCGTCCTCGCTTCCGAATCCGCAACTATCTTTTACTACCCCGGGACAAGTGACCACTACTTTACATTCTTGGTCTAACAACGATTGTCATGATACGGTTATCGCTTCAAAACCCAATATTTTTGAACCCAATGCTGCAGCAGAAGAATGTTTTTTATTGGTCAATAACAGCAATGATCCCAATTGGCCCGGAAGTTATAATCCGGATATATCGCAAATGACGCCTACCGCTGATGGTTTTTTGCTAAGCGGAACGTATTTTAATGAAATCTTCGATTCTAATCATGGGGTTACCCTCAATTTGGACGGAAAAAAAGGAGGTTATTTATCAAAATATGATAGAAATGGAGTTCTAAAATGGACGGTTTATAACATCAATACCGCATTTGGCAATAACAATGACAATGGAGTTTATTCAACTGCAGTTGACCTAAACGGTAATATTTACATTTCAGGAAAAGGAATCGGAAAATTTATTGACAATACCGGACGAAGTACCGATTTGTCTGCAACACTCAATCAGGCCGGTTTTTATTTGATTAAATTGAATCCGAAAGGCGAACTGATTTGGTATTGGCAAAACAGTTATATGGGATTTGTAAAAATGGAAGTGGACAGTCAAAACAATTTGGTAGCACTTTCCGATTTGAATCTTAATTTCACCACCATTCAAACCTTTTTTAATGGTGCTTTGTCACAAGAAATAGGGTTGCAGGTAGTATCACCTCAAGCCACAAATCTTATCGTAAAGTTTTCTCCTTCGGGGAATGTCATTTGGGATACAAAAGTCTATTTGTATTCCGCCAACAGAATTGGATTGAGCAATTTAGGCATTGATGGCAACAACAATATTTATTTCACCATGGATTTCGATTTACAAGCCCAAGTATATCAGGCAGGAAGTAATAGCATATCAGAAACCTTCACTGGTGACGGAAGCTACGGCTGTAAAATAGGTTTAATTAAAATGAGTCCTAATGGTGAAATTCTGTGGAAACTCAGAAGCCGTACCATTGATGGCAATGGTTTTCCAAGCGATTTGACTTACGTCAATAAAATGATAGTGGAAACCGACGGAACTATTTACCTTACCGGAGCCAATTCAACGGGTTATAATTATTTTGGAACATTAAATTATACACACGTTTTCGAAAACACTGACGGTTCAACCGTTTCAACACAAAACGGACCTTATTTTGTGGCTAAAGTCAATAACAATGGTATTTGCCAATGGATTAGAGGTTCGGGACATACTTATTATGGATACGGTGAAAACTTGTTGAAATCGGGAAATGAAATTCATGTGGTAGGCCAAATTTTTAACAATACCAACGACGGAGATAATTGCACTGCACTTTTTGACAGTACCAATGGGAACGGCTATAGCTTAACCATTAATAGGTATGATTATTTCGTTTCAGTATATGATGAAGCAGGAAATCTGAAAAGATTGTTCTTAAACAACGATGGTGGCAATGTCAATCATTTTTACGGATTTACAGGCTTTTTCAAAGGAACAGGCGATTATTTCTATTTGGCTAAGAATATGGGATATCCTACTTCTGATACACCAATCTATCATGATTTTGGATTGACAATGCCTGAGTTTAATGGTGTTGACGGATCAGTAGTTCGCTTTACCGAAAGTTGTGGAGTTTCTAAGTATGATGCTACTTTGAGCAACAACGATTGGTCAAATGACGCTTTAGAAAATCTAGTTATTGTTCCCAATCCTACAGCGAGTGAATTCAGTATAACATTGAATGACTCTTTTGAATCGGTTACTTTACAAGTTTATGATATTACCGGTAAAATGATTTCTGAAACACAAGTTAATAATGCAACCAAAGTGTCTTCGTCCATTAGCGGACAAAGCGGTTTGTATTTTGTCAGACTCAAAACTGCTGATACTCAAAAATGGTTCAAACTGATTAAATCTTAG
- a CDS encoding BON domain-containing protein — protein sequence MKSNEQLQKDVMDALKWEPQLHAAEIGVIVHDGIVTLTGTVNAYNKKIAAEAAAKEVAGVKAVVEKIDINYPYSAIKPDEEIAANVLKSLQNHWNVPDDKITIEVDDAWITLNGEVNWNYQKEAAKHAIENIPGVKGVFNHITIKSAHKSELEKKVIENALHRHWAINADDIRVTVQSNKVTLDGTVTSLYQKEEAEKIAWKTPGVWFVDNNLVIDYKYDFVE from the coding sequence ATGAAAAGCAACGAACAACTACAGAAAGATGTAATGGATGCCCTTAAATGGGAACCACAATTGCATGCCGCCGAGATTGGCGTTATAGTACATGACGGAATTGTAACCTTAACGGGAACCGTAAATGCTTATAATAAGAAAATTGCTGCTGAAGCTGCTGCCAAAGAGGTAGCGGGTGTTAAGGCAGTTGTAGAAAAAATTGACATTAATTACCCTTATTCCGCAATCAAACCAGATGAAGAAATTGCAGCCAATGTGTTGAAATCACTGCAAAACCATTGGAATGTTCCCGATGACAAGATAACCATTGAAGTGGACGATGCTTGGATAACACTTAATGGAGAGGTAAACTGGAATTATCAGAAAGAAGCTGCCAAGCATGCTATTGAGAATATCCCGGGTGTTAAAGGAGTATTTAACCACATTACCATAAAATCGGCGCATAAAAGTGAGCTTGAGAAAAAGGTTATCGAAAATGCTTTGCACCGCCACTGGGCTATAAATGCAGATGATATTAGGGTTACTGTTCAAAGCAATAAAGTCACCCTAGATGGAACGGTCACTTCATTGTATCAAAAAGAAGAGGCAGAAAAAATAGCATGGAAGACTCCCGGAGTGTGGTTTGTAGACAACAATCTGGTAATTGATTATAAATATGACTTTGTTGAATAA
- the yajC gene encoding preprotein translocase subunit YajC yields the protein MEQLTSFLPFLLMFVVIYFFMIRPQQKKIKQEKEFESSLKVGDKIITKSGFHGKVAELSEGTAVIETMSGKLKIERSAISLELTAAANKKV from the coding sequence ATGGAACAATTAACTAGTTTTTTACCGTTTTTATTAATGTTTGTGGTGATCTATTTCTTTATGATCAGACCGCAACAAAAGAAAATCAAACAAGAAAAAGAATTTGAATCAAGCTTAAAAGTAGGCGATAAAATCATCACCAAAAGTGGTTTTCACGGTAAAGTTGCTGAGTTGTCAGAAGGCACTGCGGTTATCGAAACCATGTCAGGAAAATTAAAGATTGAGCGTTCAGCTATTTCTTTAGAATTGACTGCGGCGGCGAATAAGAAAGTATAA
- a CDS encoding YdeI family protein — MKEATRGKAEQSGAKNPWIKNEQWTEEIGLLRAIVQKTELVETTKWGGEVYTINNKNVLGIGGFKNYFTLWFWNGVFLKDEAKVLVNANEGVTKALRQWRFTSATEIDEKLILRYINEAIANEKAGLAIKPEKKEALPCAFFQAALDKNKTLKTAFEKFTPGKQKEFWEYMATAKQEKTKVTRLEKITPMIMEGRGLNDQYRK, encoded by the coding sequence ATGAAAGAAGCCACTCGAGGCAAAGCCGAACAGAGCGGAGCTAAAAACCCTTGGATAAAAAACGAGCAATGGACCGAAGAAATCGGACTATTGCGCGCCATTGTTCAAAAAACCGAATTGGTGGAAACCACTAAATGGGGTGGCGAAGTCTATACCATCAATAACAAAAATGTTTTGGGCATTGGCGGTTTTAAAAACTACTTTACCCTTTGGTTTTGGAATGGTGTTTTTCTGAAAGATGAAGCTAAGGTTTTAGTCAATGCTAATGAAGGCGTGACGAAAGCTTTGCGCCAATGGCGTTTTACGTCGGCTACCGAGATTGACGAAAAACTTATTTTGCGTTACATCAACGAAGCGATTGCCAACGAGAAAGCGGGTTTAGCGATTAAGCCTGAAAAGAAAGAAGCTTTGCCATGTGCGTTCTTTCAAGCGGCGTTGGATAAAAACAAAACTTTAAAAACTGCCTTTGAAAAGTTTACACCCGGAAAACAAAAGGAGTTTTGGGAATACATGGCAACTGCCAAACAAGAGAAAACCAAAGTCACGCGGTTAGAGAAAATCACGCCGATGATTATGGAAGGTCGAGGTTTGAATGATCAATACAGAAAATAA
- the pepT gene encoding peptidase T: MQHIIDRFISYVTIDTESDPNSTTTPSTKKQFDLANKLVDELKAIGMTQVTIDKHGYVMATLASNVKHAVPTIGFVSHFDTTPDFTGRDVKPQVIPNYEGGDIILNAEQNIVLSPSYFKDLLQYKGQTLITTNGLTLLGADDKAGITEIVTAMEYLIQHPEIQHGKIRVCFTPDEEIGRGADLFDVKKFGAEWAYTMDGSQIGELEYENFNAAGVKITFKGKSVHPGYAKGKMINSMLIANDFINELPKGETPQETKGYEGFFHVTGLTGSIEETKLELIIRDHDMKKFLKRKELVHKITKKFNKEFKKQFGEDIVICEIKDQYYNMKEKVEPVMFIVDLAEKAMKSLGIKPLIKPIRGGTDGCRLSYMGLPCPNIFAGGHNFHGKYEYVPVESMQKAVEVIVKIAELTATTDFTKKEKKAKKTKKK, encoded by the coding sequence ATGCAACACATCATCGACCGCTTCATCAGCTACGTCACTATCGATACCGAATCAGATCCGAATTCAACAACAACACCAAGTACCAAAAAACAATTCGATTTAGCCAACAAACTAGTCGATGAACTCAAAGCCATCGGCATGACGCAAGTCACCATTGACAAACACGGTTATGTGATGGCGACTTTGGCTTCTAATGTGAAACACGCCGTACCAACGATTGGTTTTGTCTCTCACTTTGACACCACGCCTGATTTCACCGGGAGAGATGTTAAACCACAAGTCATTCCTAACTATGAGGGTGGCGATATCATTTTGAATGCAGAACAAAACATCGTTCTTTCGCCTAGTTATTTCAAAGATTTATTGCAATACAAAGGGCAAACGTTAATCACGACTAACGGATTAACTTTATTAGGCGCCGATGACAAAGCCGGAATTACTGAGATTGTAACCGCAATGGAATATTTAATCCAACATCCGGAAATCCAACACGGAAAAATCAGAGTATGTTTTACGCCTGACGAAGAAATTGGTCGCGGTGCCGATTTGTTTGACGTGAAGAAATTCGGTGCCGAATGGGCTTACACCATGGATGGCAGTCAGATTGGCGAATTGGAATATGAAAACTTCAATGCCGCGGGAGTGAAAATTACCTTTAAAGGAAAATCGGTTCACCCCGGTTATGCCAAAGGCAAAATGATCAACTCGATGTTAATCGCCAACGATTTCATCAACGAATTACCCAAAGGGGAAACACCGCAAGAGACGAAAGGTTACGAAGGATTCTTTCACGTGACCGGTTTAACAGGAAGCATTGAGGAAACCAAATTGGAACTCATCATTCGCGACCACGACATGAAGAAATTCTTGAAGCGAAAAGAATTGGTGCACAAAATCACGAAGAAATTCAATAAGGAATTTAAAAAGCAATTTGGGGAAGACATCGTCATCTGCGAAATCAAAGACCAATACTACAACATGAAGGAAAAGGTTGAACCGGTAATGTTTATTGTAGATTTGGCCGAAAAAGCGATGAAATCTTTAGGCATCAAACCTTTAATCAAACCGATTCGCGGTGGCACTGACGGTTGTCGTTTGTCGTATATGGGATTGCCTTGTCCGAACATTTTTGCCGGTGGTCACAACTTCCACGGAAAGTATGAATACGTTCCGGTAGAAAGCATGCAAAAAGCGGTAGAAGTGATTGTGAAAATTGCGGAATTAACGGCTACTACTGATTTTACTAAAAAAGAAAAGAAAGCAAAGAAGACAAAGAAGAAGTAA
- a CDS encoding Hsp20/alpha crystallin family protein, translated as MTLVATKKRNGRLFPKFMDDFFNNDRFLLDFNGAFPEVNFQNVLPEANIVENKKEYQIELAAPGLDKKDFNIEIKNGMLTISAEKEAETKSEDKNYLSREFSYSSLYRSFVLPDNLVADKIDAKYENGVLKLKLPKSEVSIAEPVKHIKVN; from the coding sequence ATGACACTAGTAGCAACAAAAAAAAGAAACGGAAGATTGTTTCCTAAATTTATGGATGATTTCTTCAACAATGATCGATTTTTATTGGATTTCAACGGTGCATTTCCGGAAGTAAATTTCCAAAATGTTTTGCCAGAAGCCAATATCGTTGAAAACAAAAAAGAGTACCAAATTGAGTTAGCGGCACCCGGACTTGATAAAAAAGATTTCAATATTGAAATAAAAAACGGTATGTTAACCATTAGTGCCGAAAAAGAAGCCGAGACCAAAAGTGAAGATAAAAATTACCTCTCCAGAGAGTTTTCTTATAGTTCTCTTTATCGTTCTTTTGTTTTGCCCGACAACTTAGTAGCAGACAAAATTGATGCTAAGTATGAGAACGGTGTGTTAAAACTGAAACTACCCAAAAGTGAAGTCAGCATTGCTGAACCTGTTAAACACATCAAAGTGAACTAA
- a CDS encoding response regulator → MNKILVIEDNFEMRDNITEILQLSNYEVYSAANGRKGVEMALKHLPDVILCDIMMDELDGYGVLLMLGKHPETSTIPFIFITAKTQKQDLRKGMEMGADDYLMKPFDDVELLNAIETRLKKRGLQKDFYSKSIDQMQALATATKGLPELKKIIDDRKLRIVRKKQVLYYEGDKVTGIYLIHKGKIKTTKIADDDRELTTGIYDIDQFVGANILFSSEHYIDNATALEECSLSFFPIQELEKLISQYPDVAGKFIKILSNEVGDKEEQLLQMAYSSVRKRIAESLLSYHKQHCTNGESINLTRYEIANLSGTAPETVSRTLTDFENEGLIDKNRNELVLLNPQKLSGLRN, encoded by the coding sequence ATGAATAAGATACTCGTTATTGAAGACAATTTTGAAATGAGGGATAATATTACCGAAATCCTACAATTGTCAAACTATGAGGTCTATTCTGCAGCCAATGGCAGAAAAGGGGTAGAAATGGCATTGAAACATTTACCCGATGTGATTTTGTGTGACATTATGATGGATGAATTAGATGGCTATGGCGTGCTACTAATGTTAGGCAAACATCCTGAAACGAGTACCATTCCTTTTATATTTATAACGGCGAAAACCCAAAAACAAGATTTGCGAAAAGGGATGGAAATGGGTGCTGATGATTATCTGATGAAACCCTTTGATGATGTGGAATTATTAAATGCTATAGAAACCCGCTTAAAGAAAAGAGGGTTACAAAAAGATTTTTACAGCAAATCTATAGACCAAATGCAGGCGTTGGCTACCGCGACAAAAGGACTTCCTGAATTAAAAAAAATTATTGACGACCGAAAGTTGCGCATTGTTCGTAAAAAGCAGGTTCTTTATTATGAAGGAGACAAAGTAACCGGCATTTATTTAATCCATAAAGGAAAAATTAAAACTACAAAAATTGCAGATGATGACCGCGAACTTACTACCGGCATCTATGATATCGATCAATTTGTTGGTGCTAATATTCTATTTTCCAGCGAACATTATATAGACAATGCGACGGCACTCGAAGAATGCTCACTTAGTTTCTTCCCTATACAGGAACTCGAAAAACTAATCAGTCAGTATCCTGATGTAGCCGGTAAATTTATCAAGATACTGTCTAATGAAGTTGGTGATAAAGAAGAGCAATTGCTACAAATGGCCTATTCTTCTGTTCGCAAAAGAATTGCCGAATCTTTGTTGAGTTATCACAAACAACACTGTACTAATGGGGAAAGCATCAATCTAACTCGTTATGAAATAGCCAATTTATCAGGAACAGCTCCTGAAACGGTCAGTCGTACTTTAACTGATTTTGAAAACGAAGGGCTTATTGATAAAAACCGCAATGAGTTGGTATTACTCAATCCACAAAAACTAAGCGGTTTAAGAAATTAA
- a CDS encoding OsmC family protein, with amino-acid sequence MENILSYQVKTTWKESRVGEISSPVLNNVIEVATPPEFAKGIAGLWSPEHLLAGAVSSCFMTTFLAVAEKMRMKFIRFDCTATLFLERTEGKLNAIQITIHPTITVSNSHDSGKGLKVLDVSAKSCIISNMLKPEITIIPQIIVEMHRTV; translated from the coding sequence ATGGAAAATATATTGTCCTATCAAGTAAAAACCACCTGGAAAGAAAGCAGAGTAGGTGAAATCAGCTCTCCGGTTTTAAATAACGTAATCGAAGTCGCCACACCACCTGAATTTGCAAAAGGAATCGCTGGTTTATGGTCTCCCGAACATTTATTAGCGGGAGCGGTAAGCAGCTGTTTTATGACTACTTTTTTAGCTGTAGCTGAGAAAATGAGAATGAAGTTTATTCGTTTTGATTGTACTGCCACCTTATTCCTGGAGAGAACCGAAGGAAAGTTAAACGCAATTCAGATTACAATTCATCCCACAATTACGGTTAGTAATAGCCACGATAGTGGAAAAGGATTAAAAGTACTTGATGTTTCGGCAAAATCCTGCATTATCAGTAATATGCTGAAGCCTGAGATTACTATAATACCTCAAATTATTGTTGAAATGCACCGGACTGTTTAA
- a CDS encoding universal stress protein: MKKILFPVDFSGTSLNAYQFALHLAKKMGAEIITLHVYDVMTIPYVDYRDFILEHYEITEWEQFENFKDEVPKLRAIAEKEQLGRVIVRHALKEGDTETTILKVAEEEKVDFIVMGTKGATGLKEVFLGTITQKIMNNSKVPVLAIPETCSYKPLKKILFLTEYDLSQLHMLRKVHNLALLFGAQVDVLQVSEIDKGQDRKFSTEWKKIRPKSEVNFYHLTSNDVEGTITDFIELHKIDWITLSTHHYGFFEKLFHYSLSKTLAFHTEIPVLSICETQKEE; encoded by the coding sequence ATGAAAAAAATTCTCTTTCCTGTTGACTTTTCCGGAACATCTTTAAATGCTTATCAATTTGCCTTGCATTTGGCCAAAAAAATGGGTGCTGAAATCATAACGTTGCATGTATATGATGTTATGACTATACCCTATGTTGATTACCGAGATTTTATTTTGGAGCATTATGAAATTACTGAATGGGAACAGTTTGAAAACTTCAAAGATGAAGTGCCTAAATTGAGAGCTATTGCCGAAAAAGAACAATTAGGACGCGTAATAGTTCGCCATGCTTTAAAAGAAGGAGACACCGAAACAACAATCCTAAAAGTTGCTGAAGAAGAGAAGGTTGATTTTATTGTAATGGGTACTAAAGGAGCCACCGGATTAAAAGAAGTGTTTTTGGGAACTATAACCCAAAAAATAATGAACAACAGTAAGGTTCCCGTCTTAGCCATACCGGAAACGTGTAGTTATAAACCTCTTAAAAAAATTCTCTTCCTTACGGAGTATGACTTGTCACAACTCCACATGCTTAGAAAGGTGCACAATTTGGCACTGTTATTCGGGGCACAGGTAGATGTCCTCCAGGTGTCAGAGATTGATAAAGGACAGGACAGAAAGTTTAGCACCGAATGGAAAAAAATAAGACCTAAAAGTGAGGTCAACTTTTATCATTTAACCAGTAATGATGTTGAAGGAACCATAACCGATTTTATCGAATTACATAAAATAGATTGGATTACCTTATCTACACATCACTATGGCTTTTTTGAAAAGTTATTTCACTACAGTTTATCAAAAACCTTGGCTTTTCATACAGAAATCCCGGTTTTATCTATTTGTGAAACTCAGAAAGAAGAATAA
- a CDS encoding DASS family sodium-coupled anion symporter — translation MPAFYKTYKKEIGLTMGVLLSMACFISNPFEVTYKANQVLAIAILMIIWWIFEAIPMSMVALLPLLLFPLLNIIPLKEIAYHYADPIVFLFMGGFFIAIAIEKWNLNKRIALSIIGITGTNGNSIILGFIMATGALSLWLSNTATTMMMFPVALSVIQLVKTHNKDEKSTSNFSLSLLFSIAYASNFAVGTIIATPPNVAYVGYIKDRFGYTINFVDWLLLFMPLTLLLLLLLYWFIVKILYPNNIKHSKEATIAIKTAQKDLGSISVPEKRVLLLFAITVFLWITKDFLNKAQDYLLLDDTNISMLGALLLFLVPSGNKGRRFPERLMAWPDARHMAWDILLLIGGGIALANALETSQLIHQFGFGLADYTSNNLFIIILMVTAITVFLSEIMSNIAIVLILSPIVTTMALALNINPLFLGIPMTLSASCACMLPMGTPPNAIIFAKGHIKIEHMIVTGLFFNIICILLITVFCWFFLPKVMDFPL, via the coding sequence ATGCCCGCCTTTTATAAGACCTACAAAAAAGAGATCGGTTTAACAATGGGTGTATTGCTTAGTATGGCATGCTTTATTTCCAATCCGTTTGAAGTTACTTACAAGGCCAATCAGGTTCTTGCCATTGCTATTCTAATGATTATTTGGTGGATTTTTGAGGCCATTCCTATGTCGATGGTGGCGTTGCTTCCGCTCCTTTTATTTCCTTTATTAAATATAATCCCTTTAAAAGAAATAGCTTATCATTATGCCGATCCTATTGTTTTTCTTTTTATGGGTGGCTTTTTCATTGCCATTGCCATTGAAAAATGGAATTTGAACAAAAGAATAGCCTTGAGTATCATTGGGATTACCGGCACTAATGGTAATAGTATTATACTCGGATTTATTATGGCAACAGGAGCACTAAGTTTGTGGTTGAGCAACACGGCTACAACCATGATGATGTTTCCGGTAGCCCTATCAGTCATTCAGCTGGTTAAAACCCATAATAAAGATGAAAAAAGCACCTCTAACTTTTCTTTGTCGCTCCTGTTTTCAATTGCCTATGCCTCTAACTTTGCTGTAGGGACTATCATTGCCACGCCTCCCAATGTAGCCTATGTTGGTTATATCAAAGACCGGTTTGGTTACACCATTAATTTTGTTGATTGGCTGCTTTTATTTATGCCACTAACTTTACTTTTGTTATTATTGCTTTATTGGTTTATTGTAAAGATTTTATATCCAAATAACATTAAGCACAGCAAAGAAGCAACCATTGCTATAAAGACTGCTCAAAAGGATTTAGGAAGTATTAGTGTGCCTGAAAAAAGAGTGTTGTTGCTATTTGCTATTACTGTATTCTTATGGATAACAAAAGATTTTCTTAACAAGGCTCAGGATTATTTGCTATTGGATGACACTAACATTAGTATGTTGGGTGCCCTCCTTTTGTTTTTAGTCCCTTCGGGGAATAAAGGCCGACGTTTTCCTGAAAGATTGATGGCATGGCCTGACGCTCGCCATATGGCATGGGATATTTTACTGCTTATTGGCGGAGGAATAGCATTGGCTAATGCTTTGGAGACTTCTCAATTGATACACCAATTCGGTTTTGGTCTGGCTGACTATACCAGCAACAATCTGTTTATAATCATATTAATGGTAACTGCGATTACTGTCTTTTTAAGTGAAATCATGAGTAATATTGCCATCGTACTTATTCTATCACCTATAGTGACTACGATGGCATTGGCATTAAATATCAATCCTCTGTTTTTGGGCATCCCAATGACTTTGAGCGCCAGTTGTGCCTGTATGCTTCCGATGGGAACCCCACCAAATGCTATTATTTTTGCTAAAGGTCATATAAAAATTGAGCATATGATTGTAACCGGGCTTTTCTTTAATATCATTTGCATTTTGCTCATCACTGTATTTTGCTGGTTCTTTTTGCCAAAAGTAATGGATTTTCCATTATAG